The Hymenobacter sp. GOD-10R genome includes a window with the following:
- a CDS encoding ABC transporter permease codes for MMSTFWILLKYEWRHFRAAKGLVLLTGLVVVVGLYGIYYGTTEIERQRQHLAELPALAHHNVEELKKKFPGPADAGDIGYYHTTFAVHHPTEWASLALGQRDVNPYCVKLRLLGLQGQIYASENVNPTKVLSGNFDLAFVLVYLFPLLIIALSFNLLSQEKEQGTLVLLLAQPVRPGTVVAAKLTLRLLLVLGLALLLSAVALAWAQVPFDERVGMWLALVVLYCLFWFGVVGIITALQRNSAFNAVALVGAWLVLVVLIPGLLNVYVDATQPVPQGMELTIKQREEIHGGWDKPKGETMNRFFVLYPQWRDTTTIKERFVWRWYYAFQHLGDESVRPLVAAYTNGLRQRFVLVEHLAWLSPAINAQVSLTALAGTDLPTHLAFQQSATRYHDALRAFYYPYLFRKVAFTHADYEKEPTHTFTSISEIGTAASGLWKLLVSVVAVWAIGLVLLRIRPLNPC; via the coding sequence ATGATGAGTACTTTCTGGATTTTATTAAAGTACGAGTGGCGTCATTTTCGAGCCGCTAAGGGCTTGGTGTTGCTCACTGGTCTTGTGGTAGTGGTTGGCCTCTATGGCATCTATTACGGCACCACCGAAATTGAGCGCCAGCGCCAACACCTAGCCGAACTACCTGCCCTGGCCCACCACAATGTGGAGGAGCTCAAAAAGAAATTTCCGGGCCCCGCCGACGCCGGCGACATTGGGTATTACCACACCACCTTCGCGGTGCACCACCCCACAGAATGGGCTAGCCTAGCTCTCGGTCAGCGCGACGTGAATCCGTATTGTGTGAAGCTACGCCTGCTTGGGTTGCAAGGGCAAATCTACGCGTCGGAGAATGTGAACCCGACAAAAGTGCTCAGCGGCAACTTCGACCTAGCTTTCGTGCTGGTGTACTTGTTTCCCCTGTTGATCATTGCCCTGAGTTTCAACCTGCTCTCCCAGGAGAAGGAGCAGGGAACCTTAGTGTTGCTGCTGGCTCAGCCGGTGCGCCCCGGTACGGTAGTAGCCGCCAAGCTGACGTTGCGGCTATTGCTGGTGCTCGGCCTAGCTTTGTTACTGTCGGCGGTGGCGCTTGCCTGGGCTCAGGTACCGTTTGATGAACGCGTGGGCATGTGGCTAGCGCTGGTAGTGCTTTATTGCCTATTCTGGTTCGGGGTGGTCGGTATCATAACGGCATTGCAGCGCAACTCGGCCTTCAACGCGGTAGCGCTGGTGGGGGCGTGGCTGGTGCTCGTCGTATTGATACCAGGCTTGCTGAATGTGTACGTGGATGCAACCCAACCCGTGCCGCAAGGCATGGAGCTGACTATTAAGCAACGCGAAGAAATACACGGCGGGTGGGACAAGCCCAAGGGCGAAACCATGAACCGCTTTTTTGTCCTGTACCCACAGTGGCGCGACACCACCACCATCAAAGAGCGGTTTGTGTGGCGCTGGTACTATGCCTTCCAGCACCTCGGCGATGAGTCGGTGCGGCCACTGGTCGCGGCGTACACGAATGGCCTGCGCCAACGGTTTGTGCTGGTGGAGCACCTAGCTTGGCTGTCACCGGCCATCAATGCGCAAGTGAGCCTCACCGCACTGGCCGGCACCGACCTGCCCACGCACCTAGCTTTCCAGCAAAGCGCCACCCGCTACCACGACGCGCTACGGGCTTTCTATTATCCCTATCTGTTCCGCAAAGTGGCTTTCACTCACGCTGACTACGAGAAGGAGCCGACGCACACGTTCACTAGTATCTCTGAAATCGGTACGGCGGCGAGTGGCTTGTGGAAGCTGCTTGTGAGCGTCGTGGCGGTATG